One Phocaeicola dorei genomic region harbors:
- a CDS encoding type IV secretory system conjugative DNA transfer family protein, which yields MDHMFIMKLAALLFGGGIASCLFPGKSRMSHVLFLLLILAETAVAHATIPDGWWFLLTGVVSVLLRLSFKGGTESGKGGKALLSLHATDGTIIRYYYWFSNFLVYGGAGSGKTKSIGKPLMEQYIRSGFAGFIYDFKDFDYTRTAYNLIRKHGYPHEFYYVNFMDMNRTYRFNPLDRRNIKDRTMLMQLMEDVLGALMPPTSKQDEWYTGALGILNGVAYRLWDEFPECCTLPHIVNFVMKADTGQLQEFLKLNDISAMMAGAYLKAEGSEKTQASYVSTLSNYVAKLATNENICYVLTGNDFDFNLIDPEHPKLFAISNNYATESVISPVIAMVMSIASRSFSMENRVPFVFILDEMTTFKVRDFEKLPSVLREYGAAFLLLTQSGAKLEKLYSKLDRSSIEANFGNIFLGRTQDVEALKYYPLFFGKYEKEKKSTSSGSSGGGRNSSVTISTQKEEIYESKDFASLEPGEFIGMGNRSNIKGHFRKKFRLFELEEEPLPVVAFRTEKEISDNYTRILKDIERVLGMEDAEVDVNSLFADR from the coding sequence ATGGATCATATGTTTATTATGAAACTGGCAGCCCTGCTTTTTGGCGGCGGCATTGCCAGCTGTCTGTTTCCGGGAAAATCCCGGATGTCACATGTCCTGTTCCTGCTGTTGATACTTGCAGAAACAGCTGTCGCACATGCCACCATCCCGGACGGGTGGTGGTTCCTGCTTACGGGTGTCGTTTCCGTACTTCTTCGTCTTTCTTTCAAAGGAGGGACAGAAAGCGGAAAGGGCGGAAAAGCCCTGCTCTCCCTTCACGCCACGGACGGGACAATTATCAGATATTATTACTGGTTCTCCAATTTCCTTGTCTATGGAGGAGCCGGTTCCGGCAAGACCAAATCCATAGGCAAACCGCTGATGGAGCAGTACATCAGGTCCGGATTCGCCGGTTTCATCTATGACTTCAAGGATTTTGACTATACCCGGACTGCATACAACCTGATCAGGAAACACGGATACCCCCATGAGTTCTATTATGTAAATTTCATGGACATGAACCGGACTTACCGCTTCAATCCGCTGGACAGGAGGAATATAAAGGACAGGACGATGCTCATGCAGCTGATGGAGGACGTACTGGGCGCGTTGATGCCGCCCACATCCAAACAGGACGAATGGTATACGGGCGCGCTTGGCATCCTGAACGGCGTGGCGTACAGGCTTTGGGACGAGTTCCCGGAATGCTGCACGCTGCCGCATATCGTCAACTTCGTGATGAAGGCCGATACGGGACAGCTTCAGGAATTCCTGAAGCTGAACGATATCAGCGCCATGATGGCGGGGGCGTACCTCAAGGCGGAAGGCAGTGAGAAAACACAGGCCTCCTATGTGTCCACTCTCAGCAACTATGTGGCGAAGCTGGCCACCAATGAGAACATATGCTATGTGCTGACAGGGAATGACTTCGACTTCAATCTGATTGATCCTGAACATCCGAAACTTTTTGCAATCAGCAACAACTATGCAACGGAGTCGGTGATATCCCCCGTCATCGCCATGGTAATGAGTATCGCCTCGCGCTCGTTCTCCATGGAGAACAGGGTCCCCTTTGTATTTATCCTGGACGAGATGACCACCTTCAAGGTGCGTGACTTCGAGAAGCTGCCTTCCGTCCTGCGCGAGTACGGGGCGGCGTTCCTGCTGCTCACCCAGTCCGGAGCCAAGCTGGAGAAACTGTACAGCAAACTGGACAGGTCGTCCATCGAGGCGAATTTCGGAAATATCTTCCTGGGCCGCACACAGGATGTGGAGGCATTGAAATATTACCCTCTCTTTTTCGGGAAATACGAGAAGGAGAAGAAGTCCACCAGTTCCGGCAGCAGCGGTGGCGGCCGTAATTCCAGCGTGACCATCAGCACACAGAAGGAAGAGATATATGAATCGAAGGACTTCGCTTCATTGGAACCGGGGGAATTTATCGGAATGGGAAACCGTTCCAATATCAAAGGACATTTCAGGAAGAAGTTCAGGTTGTTCGAACTGGAGGAGGAACCGCTGCCGGTAGTCGCGTTCAGGACGGAGAAGGAAATATCTGACAATTATACCAGAATACTGAAAGATATCGAGAGGGTGCTTGGGATGGAAGACGCAGAAGTGGATGTAAATTCTTTGTTCGCCGACAGGTAG
- a CDS encoding YhcG family protein, whose amino-acid sequence MEKNKQQTDIITDNFVSDIRTIIEQGRKQAYAATGQIAIMTYWNIGRRIVEEEQQGASRAAYGQKLIPALAVRLAAEYGTGYGKRNLAYYRKFYLEFKDVEILHTRVQNLTWSHVRRLLSVSNTQAREWYLKTAAEDMWSVDDLDRNISTQYYERRLAAQRESSTLPVPYAGQTDPLEYIKNPMVAEFMGFRRDTSYSESELEQALIDNLEKFIMELGRGFAFVERQQHIVTDTADFYIDLVFYNYKMKRFVIFELKTHKLTHQDIGQLDMYIRMYDDLVKGDDDNPTIGVLLCTDTDNTIAKYSVLHDSDQIFAAKYMTYMPTEEELRREIEQQKRFFMEQHEKEEE is encoded by the coding sequence ATGGAAAAGAATAAGCAACAGACTGACATAATAACTGATAATTTCGTTTCCGACATCAGAACCATCATAGAACAAGGACGGAAACAAGCTTATGCCGCAACTGGTCAAATAGCCATTATGACTTATTGGAACATTGGACGGCGTATCGTGGAAGAAGAACAGCAGGGGGCAAGCAGGGCGGCATACGGACAAAAGCTTATTCCGGCTCTTGCTGTCAGACTTGCTGCTGAATACGGAACCGGCTATGGTAAGCGTAACTTGGCATATTACCGAAAGTTCTATTTGGAATTCAAGGATGTAGAAATTTTGCACACGCGTGTGCAAAATCTTACCTGGTCACATGTCCGCAGGCTTCTTTCCGTCAGCAATACGCAAGCAAGGGAATGGTATCTTAAGACAGCGGCTGAAGATATGTGGAGCGTAGATGATCTTGACAGGAATATCTCCACCCAATATTATGAACGACGGCTTGCGGCTCAAAGAGAGAGTTCAACTCTGCCAGTACCTTATGCCGGTCAAACAGATCCGTTGGAATATATAAAGAATCCAATGGTGGCCGAATTTATGGGTTTCCGTCGGGACACCAGCTATTCCGAATCGGAACTGGAACAGGCATTAATCGACAATCTCGAAAAGTTCATTATGGAACTCGGACGTGGATTCGCTTTTGTGGAAAGGCAACAGCATATTGTGACCGATACGGCTGATTTTTACATCGACCTTGTATTTTATAACTACAAGATGAAGCGGTTTGTCATCTTTGAACTAAAAACCCATAAGCTGACTCATCAGGACATCGGACAATTGGATATGTACATCCGTATGTACGATGATTTGGTCAAAGGAGATGATGACAATCCGACCATCGGTGTGTTACTCTGCACGGATACGGACAACACCATAGCAAAATATTCTGTATTGCATGACAGCGATCAGATTTTTGCCGCCAAGTATATGACATACATGCCTACCGAGGAAGAACTGCGCCGGGAGATTGAGCAGCAGAAACGCTTCTTTATGGAACAGCACGAAAAAGAGGAGGAGTGA
- a CDS encoding N-6 DNA methylase has translation MAKKQTKITKEETLETILFNCRNSLRGRAAMTDKRDLLLTLVFLKFIGERFKQQKDKIRHEIVEVQGIHDEAFVEMQLSRPNQYMQDGVFFLTDETFWDKLILTAPTGMAIAFDTAIKTLDDNEPKLKNALPQQIFTKTALELGVLKSVVDEINKIDPKKFTDHDLIGRVYEYFLQAFSINADKEEGEFYTPHSIVELIASLIEPFDGTVYDPCCGSGGMFVQATKFIEAHGGNTKAVNVYGQESEPATYRLAKMNLAIRGISYHLGDKAVSTFSDDQHKDLKFDYIMANPPFNLKKYAEYGEFETAPRWKGYGVPPASNANYAWILHILNKLDVNHGIAGFLLANGALDDSDTLEIRKRLIENDKIEAIIVLPRNMFYSTDISVTLWILNNNKKGGPWHGRQLRNRTGEILFIDLRTWNSNIYEKKYVRLTETEISRVCQIYFNWQTENFAEYAEPELYYAAHRDEIQQKGYSLVPSRYIEFIDRDTEIDYKSALTEMSHKFDELKKRWDANEAELVNAFKILGYGKE, from the coding sequence ATGGCCAAGAAACAAACAAAAATAACAAAGGAGGAGACCTTAGAAACCATACTTTTCAACTGCCGCAACAGTTTGAGAGGACGTGCTGCCATGACCGACAAGCGCGATTTATTGCTGACTCTTGTGTTCTTGAAATTCATAGGGGAACGGTTCAAGCAGCAAAAGGATAAAATCAGGCACGAGATTGTGGAGGTTCAAGGCATTCACGACGAGGCTTTTGTTGAAATGCAGCTGTCCCGTCCCAATCAGTATATGCAGGACGGCGTGTTCTTCCTGACAGATGAGACGTTCTGGGACAAGCTTATTCTTACGGCTCCTACCGGTATGGCCATCGCTTTCGATACAGCCATAAAGACGTTGGACGACAATGAGCCTAAACTCAAAAATGCCCTGCCGCAGCAGATTTTCACGAAAACGGCCCTTGAACTGGGGGTTTTGAAAAGCGTGGTGGACGAGATTAACAAGATAGATCCCAAGAAGTTCACTGATCACGATCTTATAGGACGTGTATATGAATATTTCTTGCAGGCTTTCTCGATCAATGCCGACAAGGAGGAAGGTGAGTTCTACACGCCGCATTCTATCGTAGAACTTATCGCCTCACTTATTGAGCCGTTCGACGGTACGGTCTATGACCCTTGCTGTGGGTCAGGCGGTATGTTCGTGCAGGCAACCAAGTTCATTGAAGCACATGGCGGTAACACCAAAGCGGTCAACGTGTATGGGCAGGAATCCGAACCGGCGACCTATCGTCTGGCAAAGATGAATCTGGCTATTCGCGGTATATCCTACCATTTGGGAGACAAAGCGGTATCTACCTTCTCCGACGACCAGCATAAAGACCTCAAATTCGACTACATCATGGCAAATCCGCCATTCAATTTGAAGAAATATGCCGAGTATGGAGAATTTGAGACGGCCCCCCGCTGGAAAGGTTATGGCGTTCCGCCGGCCAGCAATGCCAACTACGCATGGATTCTCCATATCCTGAACAAACTGGATGTCAATCACGGAATTGCAGGATTCCTGCTAGCCAATGGGGCATTGGACGACAGCGACACGCTCGAAATACGTAAACGGTTGATTGAAAACGACAAAATCGAGGCTATCATCGTTCTGCCGCGCAACATGTTCTATTCAACCGATATATCCGTTACGTTATGGATTCTAAACAACAACAAGAAAGGTGGCCCCTGGCATGGCAGACAACTGCGTAACCGAACGGGTGAGATTCTGTTTATTGACCTGCGCACATGGAATAGCAACATATACGAAAAGAAATATGTTCGCCTGACAGAAACAGAAATCAGCCGGGTTTGCCAAATCTATTTCAATTGGCAGACTGAAAATTTCGCCGAGTATGCCGAGCCTGAGTTATACTATGCCGCTCATCGTGACGAAATCCAACAGAAAGGATATTCGCTTGTACCCTCCAGATATATCGAGTTTATCGACCGCGATACGGAAATTGATTATAAATCGGCCCTCACCGAAATGAGCCATAAGTTTGACGAGCTTAAGAAAAGATGGGATGCTAATGAAGCCGAACTCGTGAATGCCTTCAAAATTTTGGGATATGGAAAAGAATAA
- a CDS encoding RagB/SusD family nutrient uptake outer membrane protein, with protein sequence MNYKYIFLSAALCALTASCSESLLDLSPETNNVLNNYYKNEEQINKGVNAAYACLQYSGQYGIANHVLGELPSDNTWDEVPANDGGNYGQLDEFNMTSSNTIIADSWKHNYIGIQQCNIILNRVDGVDMTENNRSVVKGEIKFLRALMYFNLVRIFGDVPLVTKETENVNDYFGQGRTNKSEVYQQIISDLKEATEMLPLTASLQGHATKGAAEGLLGKVYLTMGNYSEAKIELLKVVNSGQYALLDDPNDIFDTENEGNREIIFDVQYQSGLNGNSEGSNAFMMFSPSGSVSGAKGHNLPTREVYNLFADNDKRKTAYFRLTEVHVATNKLKQTSNVVKDSGSNVVVLRYADVLLMLAECYAQTGDIEAALTCLNDVKSRAGIDEVEISDSNALLDEIALERRKELVCEGHRWFDLIRTGKAIEVMKAHFANTTGYNGVSLNENNLVQPVPLSQIDTDSSIKQNKGYI encoded by the coding sequence ATGAACTATAAATATATATTTCTCTCAGCTGCCCTTTGCGCACTGACTGCCAGTTGCTCAGAAAGTCTGCTGGATCTGAGCCCTGAAACCAACAATGTACTCAACAATTATTATAAAAACGAAGAGCAAATCAACAAAGGTGTCAATGCAGCCTATGCCTGTCTTCAGTATAGCGGTCAATATGGAATTGCCAACCATGTACTTGGCGAACTTCCCTCAGACAATACTTGGGACGAGGTTCCGGCTAATGATGGAGGTAACTATGGTCAGCTTGATGAATTCAATATGACTTCATCCAACACGATTATCGCTGATTCCTGGAAACATAACTATATAGGCATTCAGCAATGTAATATCATCCTTAACCGAGTGGATGGAGTTGATATGACTGAAAATAACCGAAGTGTAGTTAAAGGAGAGATCAAATTCCTCAGAGCTTTGATGTATTTCAATTTGGTCCGTATCTTTGGCGATGTTCCCTTGGTGACTAAAGAAACGGAAAATGTTAACGACTATTTTGGTCAAGGACGCACAAATAAAAGTGAGGTTTATCAGCAGATTATTTCCGATTTGAAAGAGGCTACAGAGATGCTTCCCCTTACAGCGAGCCTACAAGGCCATGCTACCAAAGGAGCGGCCGAAGGACTTCTTGGTAAAGTCTATCTTACGATGGGAAACTATTCCGAAGCCAAAATAGAGCTTCTCAAAGTGGTGAACAGCGGTCAATACGCACTGTTAGATGATCCTAACGACATCTTCGATACAGAAAATGAAGGTAACCGCGAGATTATCTTTGATGTGCAGTATCAGTCTGGGCTCAATGGAAACTCAGAAGGAAGCAATGCTTTTATGATGTTCAGTCCTTCAGGTTCCGTGAGCGGTGCTAAAGGTCATAACTTGCCCACTCGGGAAGTGTACAATCTGTTTGCAGACAATGATAAGCGAAAAACAGCTTATTTCCGCTTGACCGAAGTACATGTGGCAACTAATAAGTTGAAGCAGACCTCGAATGTAGTAAAAGATAGCGGCAGCAATGTAGTAGTACTGAGATATGCTGATGTTCTGCTGATGCTTGCAGAATGCTATGCACAAACAGGTGATATTGAGGCCGCACTCACCTGCCTGAACGATGTGAAATCTAGAGCTGGCATTGACGAAGTGGAAATCTCAGACAGCAACGCTTTATTAGACGAGATTGCCCTTGAACGTCGTAAAGAGTTAGTATGCGAAGGTCATCGTTGGTTTGACCTGATTCGTACAGGAAAAGCCATCGAAGTGATGAAAGCCCATTTTGCCAACACTACCGGCTATAATGGCGTAAGTTTGAACGAGAATAACCTAGTACAGCCCGTACCTCTGTCACAGATTGATACCGATTCAAGCATCAAGCAGAACAAAGGCTATATTTAA
- a CDS encoding glycerophosphodiester phosphodiesterase family protein — translation MDRDQHYVHVVSHRGDWKQFPENSLDAINSIIQMGGDVVEIDVQRTKDGQLILMHDERLDRTTNGKGLIAETTFADIQKLFLKDHNGNVTQHKVPTLKEVLLMSKGRIMLNLDKADRFFEQVVALLQETGTTDIAILKGLQSIEEINNRLGVHLDSIIFMPMVRMDNDDAEQRITSFVNEMAPVVFEVGYQKSDNPLPLKAKKLVARKSLLWYNSLKGRNGNHDDVVSKADPDAGYGYLIDKLGARMIQTDEPARLIEYLRSRDLH, via the coding sequence ATGGATAGAGACCAGCATTATGTACATGTCGTGTCTCACCGTGGAGATTGGAAACAATTCCCTGAGAATTCTTTGGATGCCATCAACAGCATTATTCAAATGGGTGGCGATGTAGTTGAAATCGATGTACAACGCACTAAAGACGGTCAACTCATCCTCATGCATGACGAAAGGCTGGATCGTACCACCAATGGTAAAGGGCTGATAGCAGAGACGACATTCGCTGATATTCAAAAACTCTTTCTGAAAGATCATAATGGCAACGTAACTCAGCATAAGGTGCCAACACTGAAAGAAGTATTGTTGATGTCCAAAGGACGCATCATGCTGAATCTTGATAAGGCGGACAGATTCTTTGAACAAGTAGTGGCTTTGCTGCAAGAAACAGGCACTACAGATATTGCCATCTTGAAAGGATTGCAATCTATCGAGGAAATCAACAATAGACTTGGTGTCCATTTAGATTCAATCATCTTTATGCCAATGGTACGTATGGACAATGATGATGCTGAACAACGCATCACCTCGTTCGTAAATGAAATGGCTCCCGTTGTCTTCGAAGTAGGCTATCAAAAGTCTGACAATCCCTTACCTCTGAAAGCCAAGAAGTTGGTAGCCCGCAAATCTCTCTTATGGTATAACTCCCTGAAAGGACGAAACGGCAACCATGACGATGTTGTTTCAAAGGCAGATCCTGATGCTGGCTATGGCTACCTCATTGACAAATTAGGAGCACGCATGATTCAGACTGATGAACCGGCCAGGCTTATTGAATACTTACGTTCACGCGATCTGCACTAA
- a CDS encoding DUF5712 family protein: protein MFVKVHKPVNTPCVCDNKDRCRALVEYLLKESLEDKPYYDTFFSHEEDYVPPVTVMQKIDSNHKKLMKGDDKFYMLSINPSQDEAAHLIRKVTGKQVTEFEQLTVEEQEKVIHELKNYSRNCMDLYAENFRREKIKSGKDLVYFGRVETERHYRNSDEEVKEGQAKSGDRKPGLQLHVHIIVSRNDVTQTVRLSPLARSKGSFNELNGKKVMVGFEHMEWKSRCADRFISMYGYKATHKYYEDGREHTYHYVPGKNEAMSMAKSAILQKEFRNERKMLDVSYRMFRFMVNPKQALIAEAKRLVKDAFTGKI, encoded by the coding sequence ATGTTTGTAAAGGTACATAAACCGGTCAACACACCCTGTGTATGCGACAACAAGGATAGGTGCCGGGCACTGGTGGAATATCTGTTGAAGGAAAGTCTTGAAGACAAACCTTATTATGACACTTTCTTCTCCCATGAGGAGGATTATGTACCACCGGTGACGGTCATGCAAAAGATTGACAGCAACCATAAGAAGCTGATGAAAGGAGATGATAAATTCTATATGCTGTCCATCAATCCCTCACAGGATGAAGCGGCTCATCTGATCCGGAAGGTTACAGGAAAGCAGGTGACGGAATTTGAACAGCTCACCGTGGAGGAACAGGAAAAAGTCATTCATGAGTTGAAGAATTACTCCCGGAACTGTATGGACCTGTATGCGGAGAATTTTCGCAGAGAGAAGATAAAATCAGGAAAGGATCTTGTTTATTTTGGGAGGGTGGAAACGGAACGCCACTACAGGAACAGTGATGAGGAAGTGAAGGAGGGACAGGCAAAGTCAGGGGACAGGAAACCCGGGCTACAGCTTCATGTACATATCATCGTGTCACGGAACGATGTGACACAAACAGTAAGACTTTCACCATTAGCAAGAAGCAAAGGTTCATTTAATGAACTAAACGGTAAGAAAGTCATGGTGGGCTTCGAACACATGGAGTGGAAATCCCGGTGTGCGGACCGGTTCATCAGTATGTATGGTTACAAGGCCACACACAAGTATTACGAGGACGGCAGGGAACACACCTACCATTATGTTCCGGGAAAGAACGAGGCGATGAGCATGGCCAAATCCGCCATCCTGCAGAAAGAATTCAGAAACGAGAGGAAGATGCTGGATGTGTCTTACCGGATGTTCCGTTTCATGGTGAATCCGAAACAGGCTCTCATAGCGGAAGCTAAAAGACTGGTAAAGGATGCGTTTACTGGAAAAATCTAA
- a CDS encoding SusC/RagA family TonB-linked outer membrane protein: protein MKKISFLLVYLLTSVIVCAQHKKISGTITGTQNETIIGATVLEKGTTNGVVTDIDGKFSIQLTNDNATLVISYIGYKTQEIKPQGNTLSIQMDEVSEQLNEVIVIGYGTTTVKSNTGSISSVKADDIMNYPSANFANSLAGKATGIQVIQSSGTPGSAPQIRVRGIGTLTAGSNPLIVVDGFPLSEGSTINSINPNSIESIEILKDAASTAIYGSRGANGIIMITTKSGRNGKPSVTVSASYGVQTRSDRVKLVDAYDYAQFLKEARNTGYVNKDPQNRSESDNNTVRKQKGASKRELIPDYIVPYLNGEQGLTNTDWYDEIFRTAPIQDYNIAVAGGSEKASYSFSGGYLKQEGILLGSDMDKFSANVNLRFNPSNYITMGLSMSPSYTRTNSFSSSGTWGGSLIGLASISYPFFSPYNEDGSYAISTQINANKEADGALCENPLAWATMITNNQKRARLFGNFYTEVKLLDQLKYKINLGTDYESAHYNYFNPSSIGAYRVPAPKPTEASRNTTESLNYIIENTLSYNQSFLNNAHNFQVLLGQSYQKEEYEGLKVVASGFTDDSIENIAGGSSFKVTPSQYNWAMTSYFGRINYNFRNKYMLNTSVRWDGSSRFGANSKWGFFPAVSAAWLISGEDFLSNNQTVEYAKMRLSWGKSGNNQIPNYGALALMGSADYVTDGSIASGSIIGDSPNPDLSWEMTSTWNIGFDVTLMKYLDLSADFYIANTQDLLLNVPVPQQSGYTTSLQNIGEVRNTGFEVRLATAKDIRLGAVDWNSNLSLSVNKDKVLALAPGQTQIISGNNITKIGNSIGELYGYEVIGVYKSDADFQKYPYMAGTQIGDYIIADLNGDNEINADDKKSFGSPAAKAVIGFNNTFRYKDFELTFDIYSELGKKKNSGTLQSLECGEGFMMVTQDYFDNRYHPVNNPEGTMATPNMGNYSNARKATAASNIYFKDASYALLRNLKLAYNLPSALLGKVGINKAQVYVLGNNLFMLTGYKGFNIDAEGSNILEQGNEKYVYPVPRTISVGVNINF from the coding sequence ATGAAAAAAATTAGTTTCTTGCTTGTGTACTTACTAACCAGCGTTATTGTATGTGCACAGCATAAGAAAATCAGCGGCACAATTACAGGAACTCAGAATGAGACCATTATTGGTGCTACTGTGTTAGAAAAAGGTACTACAAACGGTGTGGTGACGGACATCGATGGAAAATTCAGTATCCAGTTAACCAATGATAACGCAACGTTGGTAATTAGCTATATCGGCTATAAGACACAAGAAATAAAGCCTCAGGGCAATACGCTTTCTATCCAAATGGACGAAGTTTCTGAACAATTGAATGAGGTTATCGTGATTGGTTATGGTACTACCACAGTGAAGAGCAACACTGGTTCTATCTCTTCTGTAAAAGCAGATGACATTATGAATTACCCTTCTGCTAACTTTGCCAATTCTTTGGCGGGTAAAGCTACTGGTATTCAAGTTATCCAATCATCAGGAACCCCTGGTAGTGCTCCCCAAATCAGAGTGCGGGGTATCGGTACATTGACTGCAGGGAGCAACCCTTTAATTGTTGTTGATGGTTTCCCCTTGTCAGAGGGTTCTACCATTAACAGCATCAATCCCAACTCTATCGAGTCTATAGAAATCCTGAAAGATGCCGCTTCAACCGCCATCTATGGTTCAAGAGGTGCTAACGGTATCATCATGATAACAACAAAATCAGGCAGAAACGGCAAACCGTCAGTAACTGTTTCTGCCAGCTATGGTGTTCAAACTCGCTCAGACAGAGTGAAGTTGGTAGATGCCTACGACTACGCCCAGTTCTTAAAAGAAGCAAGAAATACCGGTTATGTAAACAAGGACCCCCAAAATAGAAGCGAAAGCGATAATAACACTGTTAGAAAGCAAAAGGGTGCCTCCAAGCGTGAGCTGATTCCTGACTATATCGTTCCCTATCTGAATGGTGAGCAAGGCCTTACCAATACTGATTGGTACGATGAGATATTCCGCACAGCCCCGATTCAAGACTATAATATTGCTGTAGCTGGAGGTTCGGAGAAAGCATCATATTCATTCTCTGGTGGCTACCTTAAACAAGAGGGTATTCTTCTTGGTTCGGATATGGACAAATTCTCAGCCAATGTCAATCTGCGCTTCAATCCCTCCAATTATATAACAATGGGCCTGTCAATGTCTCCTTCATACACTCGCACGAATTCATTCAGTTCAAGTGGCACTTGGGGCGGTTCATTGATTGGTTTGGCATCTATCAGCTATCCTTTCTTCTCTCCCTACAATGAAGATGGCAGCTACGCTATTTCAACTCAGATTAACGCCAACAAAGAAGCAGATGGTGCACTCTGCGAAAACCCGCTGGCCTGGGCTACCATGATTACCAATAATCAAAAGCGCGCTCGCCTATTTGGTAACTTCTACACAGAGGTTAAACTGCTGGACCAGTTGAAATATAAAATCAATCTGGGTACCGACTATGAGTCTGCTCATTACAACTACTTTAACCCTTCTTCCATCGGTGCTTATCGCGTACCTGCTCCCAAACCCACTGAAGCATCGAGGAATACTACAGAATCTCTCAACTACATCATCGAGAATACTCTGTCGTACAACCAATCCTTTCTCAACAATGCTCATAACTTTCAGGTACTGTTAGGACAATCTTATCAAAAAGAAGAATATGAAGGTTTGAAAGTAGTGGCTTCAGGCTTTACTGATGACTCTATCGAGAACATTGCCGGTGGTAGCAGTTTTAAAGTGACTCCCTCACAATACAATTGGGCCATGACATCCTACTTTGGGCGTATCAACTACAACTTCCGCAATAAGTATATGTTGAACACCTCTGTTCGATGGGATGGTTCATCACGATTCGGTGCAAACAGCAAATGGGGATTTTTCCCTGCAGTATCTGCAGCATGGCTTATCTCAGGTGAAGACTTTTTGAGCAACAATCAAACAGTGGAATATGCAAAAATGCGTTTGAGCTGGGGTAAATCGGGTAATAACCAAATTCCCAACTACGGTGCCTTGGCTCTAATGGGAAGCGCAGACTATGTAACAGATGGTTCTATCGCATCCGGCTCAATCATTGGTGACTCACCTAATCCGGATCTTTCTTGGGAAATGACTTCCACTTGGAATATTGGTTTCGATGTTACATTGATGAAGTATCTCGACCTGAGTGCTGATTTTTATATTGCCAACACACAAGATCTTCTGCTGAATGTGCCCGTTCCTCAACAGAGTGGTTACACAACATCCTTGCAGAATATTGGTGAAGTACGTAACACAGGATTCGAAGTAAGGCTTGCAACAGCTAAAGATATCCGCCTGGGTGCCGTAGATTGGAACTCAAACCTCAGTTTATCAGTCAACAAAGATAAAGTGCTGGCACTGGCACCTGGACAAACTCAGATCATCTCAGGAAACAATATCACTAAAATCGGTAATTCTATCGGTGAATTGTATGGCTATGAAGTAATCGGTGTCTATAAGTCGGATGCCGATTTCCAAAAATACCCCTATATGGCCGGCACTCAGATCGGAGACTACATCATAGCTGACCTGAACGGTGACAATGAGATTAACGCTGACGATAAGAAGAGTTTTGGATCGCCTGCCGCTAAAGCCGTGATTGGATTCAACAACACTTTTCGCTACAAGGACTTCGAACTCACCTTTGATATTTACAGTGAACTTGGCAAAAAAAAGAACAGCGGAACACTCCAGTCACTTGAATGTGGTGAAGGCTTCATGATGGTAACTCAAGACTACTTTGACAACCGTTATCATCCTGTGAACAATCCAGAGGGTACAATGGCTACTCCCAACATGGGTAACTACTCTAATGCCCGTAAAGCTACTGCTGCTTCAAACATCTATTTCAAGGATGCGTCTTATGCATTGCTTCGAAACTTGAAGTTGGCATATAACCTGCCTTCCGCTCTGCTTGGTAAAGTAGGTATCAATAAGGCTCAAGTATATGTGTTAGGCAATAACTTATTCATGTTGACCGGTTATAAAGGATTCAACATTGATGCTGAAGGTTCCAATATATTGGAACAAGGCAACGAAAAATATGTATATCCTGTTCCTAGAACCATCTCTGTAGGTGTTAATATCAACTTTTAA